CTACTTGTAATGGTTGAATTGTGGGAATTGGTAGAACTCGCTCAAATGATTTGCGATCGCTTATTTCTGGATTTGCAGCAACATTGCTTTGGCGATCTTTGATTAAGCTGTCTACATATTGCTTGAGCTTTTTTTCTAAATTAGCTTCGAGGATCGTGAAACGATCTTTTTCTGCTTTTTTGTCATCAGTCTGCTTTAAAACTTGTTGTAATCCCTCTACTACTAAATCGGTTTCGGTTTTGCCAGTTATTTTGACTTGTTCTAGTAAAGCTGTATAAAGTTCACCAGATAGCTCGATTGTTAATTGGTGATATTGACCTTGAGGTTTAGAACATTTCATGGTGATTATTCTTGATAAGATTATGGTTGGCTGTGAAATAAGTACTATGCTCCAGTCTAAATCCCAAATCAAAAGGTAATACAGGAAATTCTATGTCTGTCGAAGTTGGTCAAAAAGCTCCAGATTTTACTTTGCCTAGCGATCGCGGTGATATTACGCTCAGTCGCTACGAAGGTAAAACAAACGTCGTACTAGCATTTTACCCAGGGGATTTTTCGCCTCTTTGTACTAATGAAATGCAGTGCTTTGCAGATGATTGGACAAAGTTTCGTGAATCAGGAGCGGAGATATTAGGTATTAGTACTGACCCAATCGAAAAACATATTGCTTTCTCCAAAAAGTTGGGCTTACAGTTTCCCTTGCTCAGCGATCGCAACCAAGATGTTTGCAAAAAATATGGGGTTGCTAGTTTGTTTGGGAGTAAACGCGCCTACTGCATCATCGATATTCACGGAATCATTCGTTACAAGCATATTGAATTTTTGCCAGTCTTTAAGCGTGAAGATAGCGAGCTATTGGTCGTATTACGGAGCCTAAAACCTTAAGGTCAAAAGATACAAAAAATGATGAGGCAATCGCAACTATTTACCCAACTACAAGGTCTGAGTTTTTTGCAGGAATAATTAGGTAGATTTTTGCCAAATATTCTTATAAATCAATAAATTATTCTATGCTTAGCCTGAATTTTATAAGCCTCAGATCTATATTATTGACTGCGATCGCAAAACTATCATCATTTTCAAATTTAAAGAAACTGATTCTATTTTTCCTATGCTCTACTA
This portion of the Pseudanabaena sp. BC1403 genome encodes:
- a CDS encoding peroxiredoxin — encoded protein: MSVEVGQKAPDFTLPSDRGDITLSRYEGKTNVVLAFYPGDFSPLCTNEMQCFADDWTKFRESGAEILGISTDPIEKHIAFSKKLGLQFPLLSDRNQDVCKKYGVASLFGSKRAYCIIDIHGIIRYKHIEFLPVFKREDSELLVVLRSLKP